One region of Manis pentadactyla isolate mManPen7 chromosome 9, mManPen7.hap1, whole genome shotgun sequence genomic DNA includes:
- the SF1 gene encoding splicing factor 1 isoform X13, producing the protein MATGANATPLDFPSKKRKRSRWNQDTMEQKTVIPGMPTVIPPGLTREQERAYIVQLQIEDLTRKLRTGDLGIPPNPEDRSPSPEPIYNSEGKRLNTREFRTRKKLEEERHNLITEMVALNPDFKPPADYKPPATRVSDKVMIPQDEYPEINFVGLLIGPRGNTLKNIEKECNAKIMIRGKGSVKEGKVGRKDGQMLPGEDEPLHALVTANTMENVKKAVEQIRNILKQGIETPEDQNDLRKMQLRELARLNGTLREDDNRILRPWQSSETRSITNTTVCTKCGGAGHIASDCKFQRPGDPQSAQDKARMDKEYLSLMAELGEAPVPASVGSTSGPATTPLASAPRPAAPANNPPPPSLMSTTQSRPPWMNSGPSESRPYHGMHGGGPGGPGGGPHSFPHPLPSLTGGHGGHPMPHNPNGPPPPWMQPPPPPMNQGPHPPGHHGPPPMGKSVPGKYACGLWGLSPASRKRHDATATYGHDAASAAAAQWAAPATPLWASAPMAAAAAAAPAAPAAQQQYGFQYPLAVAAKYDDYHHERWHRVHPAMATAAGGCRSFSRSPSDARQPHYGAPAPRGPAASAARGPSPSAASATWFRRHDVCPAPSSSASHGPF; encoded by the exons ATGGCGACCGGAGCGAACGCCACGCCGCTGG ACTTCCCAAGCAAGAAGCGGAAGAGGAGCCGCTGGAACCAAGACACAATGGAACAGAAGACTGTGATTCCAGGAATGCCTACGGTTATCCCCCCTGGACTCACTCGGGAACAAGAGCGAGCTTATATAG TGCAACTGCAGATAGAAGACCTGACTCGTAAACTGCGCACAGGAGACCTGGGCATCCCCCCTAACCCTGAGGACAG GTCCCCTTCCCCTGAGCCCATCTACAATAGCGAGGGGAAGCGGCTCAACACCCGTGAGTTCCGCACCCGCAAAAAGCTTGAAGAGGAGCGGCACAACCTTATCACAGAGATGGTTGCCCTCAACCCGGATTTCAAGCCACCTGCAGATTACAA ACCTCCAGCAACACGTGTGAGCGATAAAGTAATGATTCCACAAGATGAGTATCCAGAAATCAACTTTGTGGGGCTGCTGATTGGGCCTAG GGGAAATACCTTGAAGAACATAGAGAAGGAGTGTAATGCCAAGATCATGATCCGGGGGAAGGGATCCGTGAAAGAAGGGAAAGTTGGGCGCAAAGATGGCCAGATGTTGCCGGGAGAAGATGAGCCACTTCATGCCCTGGTTACTGCCAATACCATGGAGAATGTGAAGAAAGCAGTAGAACAG ataagaaacattcTGAAGCAGGGTATTGAGACCCCTGAGGACCAGAATGATCTGCGGAAGATGCAGCTTCGGGAGTTGGCTCGCTTGAATGGGACTCTGCGGGAAGATGATAACAG GATCTTAAGACCCTGGCAGAGCTCAGAGACCCGCAGCATTACCAATACCACAGTGTGCACCAAGTGTGGAGGGGCTGGCCACATTGCTTCCGATTGCAAATTCCAAAG GCCTGGTGATCCCCAGTCAGCTCAGGATAAAgcacgaatggataaagaatatttgTCCCTCATGGCCGAACTGGGTGAAGCACCTGTGCCAGCATCTGTGGGCTCCACCTCTGGGCCTGCCACCACACCCCTGGCCAGTGCACCTCGGCCTGCTGCTCCTGCCAACAACCCTCCTCCACCG TCTCTCATGTCCACCACCCAGAGCCGGCCGCCCTGGATGAATTCTGGCCCTTCAGAGAGTCGGCCCTACCATGGCATGCATGGAGGTGGTCctggtgggcctggaggaggccCCCACAGCTTCCCACATCCGTTACCCAGCCTGACAGGTGGGCACGGTGGACATCCCATGCCGCACAACCCTAATGGACCCCCACCCCCTTGGAtgcagccgccgccgccaccgaTGAACCAGGGCCCCCACCCACCTGGGCACCATGGCCCTCCTCCAATGGGTAA ATCAGTACCTGGGAAGTACGCCTGTGGGCTCTGGGGTCTATCGCCTGCATCAAGGAAAAG GCATGATGCCACCGCCACCTATGGGCATGATGccgcctccgccgccgccgcccagtGGGCAGCCCCCGCCAcccccctctgggcctctgcccccatggcagcagcagcagcagcagcccccgccgcccccgccgcccagCAGCAGTATGGCTTCCAGTACCCCCTTGCCGTGGCAGCAAA ATACGACGACTACCACCACGAGCGCTGGCACAGGGTCCATCCCGCCATGGCAACAGCAGCAGGCGGCTGCCGCAGCTTCTCCAGGAGCCCCTCAGATGCAAGGCAACCCCACTATGGTGCCCCTGCCCCCCGGGGTCCAGCCGCCTCTGCCGCCCGGGGCCCCTCCCCCTCCGCCGCCTCCGCCACCTGGTTCCGCCGGCATGATGTAtgccccgccccctcctcctccgcctcccatGGACCCTTCTAA
- the SF1 gene encoding splicing factor 1 isoform X2, with amino-acid sequence MATGANATPLGKLGPPGLPPLPGPKGGFEPGPPPAPGPGAGLLVPGPPPPAPVGSVGPLTAAFPFAALPPPPPPPPPPPPPQQPLPRPPSPGSSYPQPPPPPPLYQRVSPPQPPPPQPPCQDQQPGPAGGGGDFPSKKRKRSRWNQDTMEQKTVIPGMPTVIPPGLTREQERAYIVQLQIEDLTRKLRTGDLGIPPNPEDRSPSPEPIYNSEGKRLNTREFRTRKKLEEERHNLITEMVALNPDFKPPADYKPPATRVSDKVMIPQDEYPEINFVGLLIGPRGNTLKNIEKECNAKIMIRGKGSVKEGKVGRKDGQMLPGEDEPLHALVTANTMENVKKAVEQIRNILKQGIETPEDQNDLRKMQLRELARLNGTLREDDNRILRPWQSSETRSITNTTVCTKCGGAGHIASDCKFQRPGDPQSAQDKARMDKEYLSLMAELGEAPVPASVGSTSGPATTPLASAPRPAAPANNPPPPSLMSTTQSRPPWMNSGPSESRPYHGMHGGGPGGPGGGPHSFPHPLPSLTGGHGGHPMPHNPNGPPPPWMQPPPPPMNQGPHPPGHHGPPPMDQYLGSTPVGSGVYRLHQGKGMMPPPPMGMMPPPPPPPSGQPPPPPSGPLPPWQQQQQQPPPPPPPSSSMASSTPLPWQQNTTTTTTSAGTGSIPPWQQQQAAAAASPGAPQMQGNPTMVPLPPGVQPPLPPGAPPPPPPPPPGSAGMMIPPRGGDGPSHENEDFPRPLVTLPGRQPQQRPWWTGWFGKAA; translated from the exons ATGGCGACCGGAGCGAACGCCACGCCGCTGGGTAAGCTGGGCCCCCCCGGCCTTCCCCCACTTCCCGGACCTAAAGGGGGCTTCGAGCCAGGGCCTCCGCCTGCTCCCGGCCCTGGGGCGGGGCTGCTGGTgcctgggccgccgccgcccgctcCCGTGGGCTCGGTGGGGCCCCTGACCGCGGCCTTCCCCTTCGCGGCGctgccgccaccgccgccgccgccgccccccccCCCGCCTCCCCAGCAGCCACTGCCGCGGCCGCCCTCTCCGGGCTCTTCGTACCCGCAGCCGCCCCCTCCGCCGCCGCTCTACCAGCGCGTGTCGCCGCCACAGCCGCCGCCACCCCAGCCGCCGTGTCAGGACCAGCAGCCGGGCCCGGCCGGCGGCGGAGGAG ACTTCCCAAGCAAGAAGCGGAAGAGGAGCCGCTGGAACCAAGACACAATGGAACAGAAGACTGTGATTCCAGGAATGCCTACGGTTATCCCCCCTGGACTCACTCGGGAACAAGAGCGAGCTTATATAG TGCAACTGCAGATAGAAGACCTGACTCGTAAACTGCGCACAGGAGACCTGGGCATCCCCCCTAACCCTGAGGACAG GTCCCCTTCCCCTGAGCCCATCTACAATAGCGAGGGGAAGCGGCTCAACACCCGTGAGTTCCGCACCCGCAAAAAGCTTGAAGAGGAGCGGCACAACCTTATCACAGAGATGGTTGCCCTCAACCCGGATTTCAAGCCACCTGCAGATTACAA ACCTCCAGCAACACGTGTGAGCGATAAAGTAATGATTCCACAAGATGAGTATCCAGAAATCAACTTTGTGGGGCTGCTGATTGGGCCTAG GGGAAATACCTTGAAGAACATAGAGAAGGAGTGTAATGCCAAGATCATGATCCGGGGGAAGGGATCCGTGAAAGAAGGGAAAGTTGGGCGCAAAGATGGCCAGATGTTGCCGGGAGAAGATGAGCCACTTCATGCCCTGGTTACTGCCAATACCATGGAGAATGTGAAGAAAGCAGTAGAACAG ataagaaacattcTGAAGCAGGGTATTGAGACCCCTGAGGACCAGAATGATCTGCGGAAGATGCAGCTTCGGGAGTTGGCTCGCTTGAATGGGACTCTGCGGGAAGATGATAACAG GATCTTAAGACCCTGGCAGAGCTCAGAGACCCGCAGCATTACCAATACCACAGTGTGCACCAAGTGTGGAGGGGCTGGCCACATTGCTTCCGATTGCAAATTCCAAAG GCCTGGTGATCCCCAGTCAGCTCAGGATAAAgcacgaatggataaagaatatttgTCCCTCATGGCCGAACTGGGTGAAGCACCTGTGCCAGCATCTGTGGGCTCCACCTCTGGGCCTGCCACCACACCCCTGGCCAGTGCACCTCGGCCTGCTGCTCCTGCCAACAACCCTCCTCCACCG TCTCTCATGTCCACCACCCAGAGCCGGCCGCCCTGGATGAATTCTGGCCCTTCAGAGAGTCGGCCCTACCATGGCATGCATGGAGGTGGTCctggtgggcctggaggaggccCCCACAGCTTCCCACATCCGTTACCCAGCCTGACAGGTGGGCACGGTGGACATCCCATGCCGCACAACCCTAATGGACCCCCACCCCCTTGGAtgcagccgccgccgccaccgaTGAACCAGGGCCCCCACCCACCTGGGCACCATGGCCCTCCTCCAATGG ATCAGTACCTGGGAAGTACGCCTGTGGGCTCTGGGGTCTATCGCCTGCATCAAGGAAAAG GCATGATGCCACCGCCACCTATGGGCATGATGccgcctccgccgccgccgcccagtGGGCAGCCCCCGCCAcccccctctgggcctctgcccccatggcagcagcagcagcagcagcccccgccgcccccgccgcccagCAGCAGTATGGCTTCCAGTACCCCCTTGCCGTGGCAGCAAA ATACGACGACTACCACCACGAGCGCTGGCACAGGGTCCATCCCGCCATGGCAACAGCAGCAGGCGGCTGCCGCAGCTTCTCCAGGAGCCCCTCAGATGCAAGGCAACCCCACTATGGTGCCCCTGCCCCCCGGGGTCCAGCCGCCTCTGCCGCCCGGGGCCCCTCCCCCTCCGCCGCCTCCGCCACCTGGTTCCGCCGGCATGAT GATCCCTCCCCGCGGCGGCGATGGCCCGAGCCATGAGAATGAGGACTTTCCGCGCCCATTGGTGACCCTTCCAGGCAGACAGCCTCAGCAGCGCCCCTGGTGGACAGGATGGTTCGGCAAAGCAGCCTGA
- the SF1 gene encoding splicing factor 1 isoform X3 has translation MATGANATPLGKLGPPGLPPLPGPKGGFEPGPPPAPGPGAGLLVPGPPPPAPVGSVGPLTAAFPFAALPPPPPPPPPPPPPQQPLPRPPSPGSSYPQPPPPPPLYQRVSPPQPPPPQPPCQDQQPGPAGGGGDFPSKKRKRSRWNQDTMEQKTVIPGMPTVIPPGLTREQERAYIVQLQIEDLTRKLRTGDLGIPPNPEDRSPSPEPIYNSEGKRLNTREFRTRKKLEEERHNLITEMVALNPDFKPPADYKPPATRVSDKVMIPQDEYPEINFVGLLIGPRGNTLKNIEKECNAKIMIRGKGSVKEGKVGRKDGQMLPGEDEPLHALVTANTMENVKKAVEQIRNILKQGIETPEDQNDLRKMQLRELARLNGTLREDDNRILRPWQSSETRSITNTTVCTKCGGAGHIASDCKFQRPGDPQSAQDKARMDKEYLSLMAELGEAPVPASVGSTSGPATTPLASAPRPAAPANNPPPPSLMSTTQSRPPWMNSGPSESRPYHGMHGGGPGGPGGGPHSFPHPLPSLTGGHGGHPMPHNPNGPPPPWMQPPPPPMNQGPHPPGHHGPPPMDQYLGSTPVGSGVYRLHQGKGMMPPPPMGMMPPPPPPPSGQPPPPPSGPLPPWQQQQQQPPPPPPPSSSMASSTPLPWQQRSLPAAAMARAMRMRTFRAHW, from the exons ATGGCGACCGGAGCGAACGCCACGCCGCTGGGTAAGCTGGGCCCCCCCGGCCTTCCCCCACTTCCCGGACCTAAAGGGGGCTTCGAGCCAGGGCCTCCGCCTGCTCCCGGCCCTGGGGCGGGGCTGCTGGTgcctgggccgccgccgcccgctcCCGTGGGCTCGGTGGGGCCCCTGACCGCGGCCTTCCCCTTCGCGGCGctgccgccaccgccgccgccgccgccccccccCCCGCCTCCCCAGCAGCCACTGCCGCGGCCGCCCTCTCCGGGCTCTTCGTACCCGCAGCCGCCCCCTCCGCCGCCGCTCTACCAGCGCGTGTCGCCGCCACAGCCGCCGCCACCCCAGCCGCCGTGTCAGGACCAGCAGCCGGGCCCGGCCGGCGGCGGAGGAG ACTTCCCAAGCAAGAAGCGGAAGAGGAGCCGCTGGAACCAAGACACAATGGAACAGAAGACTGTGATTCCAGGAATGCCTACGGTTATCCCCCCTGGACTCACTCGGGAACAAGAGCGAGCTTATATAG TGCAACTGCAGATAGAAGACCTGACTCGTAAACTGCGCACAGGAGACCTGGGCATCCCCCCTAACCCTGAGGACAG GTCCCCTTCCCCTGAGCCCATCTACAATAGCGAGGGGAAGCGGCTCAACACCCGTGAGTTCCGCACCCGCAAAAAGCTTGAAGAGGAGCGGCACAACCTTATCACAGAGATGGTTGCCCTCAACCCGGATTTCAAGCCACCTGCAGATTACAA ACCTCCAGCAACACGTGTGAGCGATAAAGTAATGATTCCACAAGATGAGTATCCAGAAATCAACTTTGTGGGGCTGCTGATTGGGCCTAG GGGAAATACCTTGAAGAACATAGAGAAGGAGTGTAATGCCAAGATCATGATCCGGGGGAAGGGATCCGTGAAAGAAGGGAAAGTTGGGCGCAAAGATGGCCAGATGTTGCCGGGAGAAGATGAGCCACTTCATGCCCTGGTTACTGCCAATACCATGGAGAATGTGAAGAAAGCAGTAGAACAG ataagaaacattcTGAAGCAGGGTATTGAGACCCCTGAGGACCAGAATGATCTGCGGAAGATGCAGCTTCGGGAGTTGGCTCGCTTGAATGGGACTCTGCGGGAAGATGATAACAG GATCTTAAGACCCTGGCAGAGCTCAGAGACCCGCAGCATTACCAATACCACAGTGTGCACCAAGTGTGGAGGGGCTGGCCACATTGCTTCCGATTGCAAATTCCAAAG GCCTGGTGATCCCCAGTCAGCTCAGGATAAAgcacgaatggataaagaatatttgTCCCTCATGGCCGAACTGGGTGAAGCACCTGTGCCAGCATCTGTGGGCTCCACCTCTGGGCCTGCCACCACACCCCTGGCCAGTGCACCTCGGCCTGCTGCTCCTGCCAACAACCCTCCTCCACCG TCTCTCATGTCCACCACCCAGAGCCGGCCGCCCTGGATGAATTCTGGCCCTTCAGAGAGTCGGCCCTACCATGGCATGCATGGAGGTGGTCctggtgggcctggaggaggccCCCACAGCTTCCCACATCCGTTACCCAGCCTGACAGGTGGGCACGGTGGACATCCCATGCCGCACAACCCTAATGGACCCCCACCCCCTTGGAtgcagccgccgccgccaccgaTGAACCAGGGCCCCCACCCACCTGGGCACCATGGCCCTCCTCCAATGG ATCAGTACCTGGGAAGTACGCCTGTGGGCTCTGGGGTCTATCGCCTGCATCAAGGAAAAG GCATGATGCCACCGCCACCTATGGGCATGATGccgcctccgccgccgccgcccagtGGGCAGCCCCCGCCAcccccctctgggcctctgcccccatggcagcagcagcagcagcagcccccgccgcccccgccgcccagCAGCAGTATGGCTTCCAGTACCCCCTTGCCGTGGCAGCAAA GATCCCTCCCCGCGGCGGCGATGGCCCGAGCCATGAGAATGAGGACTTTCCGCGCCCATTGGTGA
- the SF1 gene encoding splicing factor 1 isoform X11 gives MATGANATPLAATAAAALSGLFVPAAAPSAAALPARVAATAAATPAAVSGPAAGPGRRRRRLPKQEAEEEPLEPRHNGTEDCDSRNAYGYPPWTHSGTRASLYRSPSPEPIYNSEGKRLNTREFRTRKKLEEERHNLITEMVALNPDFKPPADYKPPATRVSDKVMIPQDEYPEINFVGLLIGPRGNTLKNIEKECNAKIMIRGKGSVKEGKVGRKDGQMLPGEDEPLHALVTANTMENVKKAVEQIRNILKQGIETPEDQNDLRKMQLRELARLNGTLREDDNRILRPWQSSETRSITNTTVCTKCGGAGHIASDCKFQRPGDPQSAQDKARMDKEYLSLMAELGEAPVPASVGSTSGPATTPLASAPRPAAPANNPPPPSLMSTTQSRPPWMNSGPSESRPYHGMHGGGPGGPGGGPHSFPHPLPSLTGGHGGHPMPHNPNGPPPPWMQPPPPPMNQGPHPPGHHGPPPMGKSVPGKYACGLWGLSPASRKRHDATATYGHDAASAAAAQWAAPATPLWASAPMAAAAAAAPAAPAAQQQYGFQYPLAVAAKYDDYHHERWHRVHPAMATAAGGCRSFSRSPSDARQPHYGAPAPRGPAASAARGPSPSAASATWFRRHDDPSPRRRWPEP, from the exons ATGGCGACCGGAGCGAACGCCACGCCGCTGG CAGCCACTGCCGCGGCCGCCCTCTCCGGGCTCTTCGTACCCGCAGCCGCCCCCTCCGCCGCCGCTCTACCAGCGCGTGTCGCCGCCACAGCCGCCGCCACCCCAGCCGCCGTGTCAGGACCAGCAGCCGGGCCCGGCCGGCGGCGGAGGAG ACTTCCCAAGCAAGAAGCGGAAGAGGAGCCGCTGGAACCAAGACACAATGGAACAGAAGACTGTGATTCCAGGAATGCCTACGGTTATCCCCCCTGGACTCACTCGGGAACAAGAGCGAGCTTATATAG GTCCCCTTCCCCTGAGCCCATCTACAATAGCGAGGGGAAGCGGCTCAACACCCGTGAGTTCCGCACCCGCAAAAAGCTTGAAGAGGAGCGGCACAACCTTATCACAGAGATGGTTGCCCTCAACCCGGATTTCAAGCCACCTGCAGATTACAA ACCTCCAGCAACACGTGTGAGCGATAAAGTAATGATTCCACAAGATGAGTATCCAGAAATCAACTTTGTGGGGCTGCTGATTGGGCCTAG GGGAAATACCTTGAAGAACATAGAGAAGGAGTGTAATGCCAAGATCATGATCCGGGGGAAGGGATCCGTGAAAGAAGGGAAAGTTGGGCGCAAAGATGGCCAGATGTTGCCGGGAGAAGATGAGCCACTTCATGCCCTGGTTACTGCCAATACCATGGAGAATGTGAAGAAAGCAGTAGAACAG ataagaaacattcTGAAGCAGGGTATTGAGACCCCTGAGGACCAGAATGATCTGCGGAAGATGCAGCTTCGGGAGTTGGCTCGCTTGAATGGGACTCTGCGGGAAGATGATAACAG GATCTTAAGACCCTGGCAGAGCTCAGAGACCCGCAGCATTACCAATACCACAGTGTGCACCAAGTGTGGAGGGGCTGGCCACATTGCTTCCGATTGCAAATTCCAAAG GCCTGGTGATCCCCAGTCAGCTCAGGATAAAgcacgaatggataaagaatatttgTCCCTCATGGCCGAACTGGGTGAAGCACCTGTGCCAGCATCTGTGGGCTCCACCTCTGGGCCTGCCACCACACCCCTGGCCAGTGCACCTCGGCCTGCTGCTCCTGCCAACAACCCTCCTCCACCG TCTCTCATGTCCACCACCCAGAGCCGGCCGCCCTGGATGAATTCTGGCCCTTCAGAGAGTCGGCCCTACCATGGCATGCATGGAGGTGGTCctggtgggcctggaggaggccCCCACAGCTTCCCACATCCGTTACCCAGCCTGACAGGTGGGCACGGTGGACATCCCATGCCGCACAACCCTAATGGACCCCCACCCCCTTGGAtgcagccgccgccgccaccgaTGAACCAGGGCCCCCACCCACCTGGGCACCATGGCCCTCCTCCAATGGGTAA ATCAGTACCTGGGAAGTACGCCTGTGGGCTCTGGGGTCTATCGCCTGCATCAAGGAAAAG GCATGATGCCACCGCCACCTATGGGCATGATGccgcctccgccgccgccgcccagtGGGCAGCCCCCGCCAcccccctctgggcctctgcccccatggcagcagcagcagcagcagcccccgccgcccccgccgcccagCAGCAGTATGGCTTCCAGTACCCCCTTGCCGTGGCAGCAAA ATACGACGACTACCACCACGAGCGCTGGCACAGGGTCCATCCCGCCATGGCAACAGCAGCAGGCGGCTGCCGCAGCTTCTCCAGGAGCCCCTCAGATGCAAGGCAACCCCACTATGGTGCCCCTGCCCCCCGGGGTCCAGCCGCCTCTGCCGCCCGGGGCCCCTCCCCCTCCGCCGCCTCCGCCACCTGGTTCCGCCGGCATGAT GATCCCTCCCCGCGGCGGCGATGGCCCGAGCCATGA
- the SF1 gene encoding splicing factor 1 isoform X14 — MATGANATPLDFPSKKRKRSRWNQDTMEQKTVIPGMPTVIPPGLTREQERAYIVQLQIEDLTRKLRTGDLGIPPNPEDRSPSPEPIYNSEGKRLNTREFRTRKKLEEERHNLITEMVALNPDFKPPADYKPPATRVSDKVMIPQDEYPEINFVGLLIGPRGNTLKNIEKECNAKIMIRGKGSVKEGKVGRKDGQMLPGEDEPLHALVTANTMENVKKAVEQIRNILKQGIETPEDQNDLRKMQLRELARLNGTLREDDNRILRPWQSSETRSITNTTVCTKCGGAGHIASDCKFQRPGDPQSAQDKARMDKEYLSLMAELGEAPVPASVGSTSGPATTPLASAPRPAAPANNPPPPSLMSTTQSRPPWMNSGPSESRPYHGMHGGGPGGPGGGPHSFPHPLPSLTGGHGGHPMPHNPNGPPPPWMQPPPPPMNQGPHPPGHHGPPPMVPGKYACGLWGLSPASRKRHDATATYGHDAASAAAAQWAAPATPLWASAPMAAAAAAAPAAPAAQQQYGFQYPLAVAAKYDDYHHERWHRVHPAMATAAGGCRSFSRSPSDARQPHYGAPAPRGPAASAARGPSPSAASATWFRRHDVCPAPSSSASHGPF; from the exons ATGGCGACCGGAGCGAACGCCACGCCGCTGG ACTTCCCAAGCAAGAAGCGGAAGAGGAGCCGCTGGAACCAAGACACAATGGAACAGAAGACTGTGATTCCAGGAATGCCTACGGTTATCCCCCCTGGACTCACTCGGGAACAAGAGCGAGCTTATATAG TGCAACTGCAGATAGAAGACCTGACTCGTAAACTGCGCACAGGAGACCTGGGCATCCCCCCTAACCCTGAGGACAG GTCCCCTTCCCCTGAGCCCATCTACAATAGCGAGGGGAAGCGGCTCAACACCCGTGAGTTCCGCACCCGCAAAAAGCTTGAAGAGGAGCGGCACAACCTTATCACAGAGATGGTTGCCCTCAACCCGGATTTCAAGCCACCTGCAGATTACAA ACCTCCAGCAACACGTGTGAGCGATAAAGTAATGATTCCACAAGATGAGTATCCAGAAATCAACTTTGTGGGGCTGCTGATTGGGCCTAG GGGAAATACCTTGAAGAACATAGAGAAGGAGTGTAATGCCAAGATCATGATCCGGGGGAAGGGATCCGTGAAAGAAGGGAAAGTTGGGCGCAAAGATGGCCAGATGTTGCCGGGAGAAGATGAGCCACTTCATGCCCTGGTTACTGCCAATACCATGGAGAATGTGAAGAAAGCAGTAGAACAG ataagaaacattcTGAAGCAGGGTATTGAGACCCCTGAGGACCAGAATGATCTGCGGAAGATGCAGCTTCGGGAGTTGGCTCGCTTGAATGGGACTCTGCGGGAAGATGATAACAG GATCTTAAGACCCTGGCAGAGCTCAGAGACCCGCAGCATTACCAATACCACAGTGTGCACCAAGTGTGGAGGGGCTGGCCACATTGCTTCCGATTGCAAATTCCAAAG GCCTGGTGATCCCCAGTCAGCTCAGGATAAAgcacgaatggataaagaatatttgTCCCTCATGGCCGAACTGGGTGAAGCACCTGTGCCAGCATCTGTGGGCTCCACCTCTGGGCCTGCCACCACACCCCTGGCCAGTGCACCTCGGCCTGCTGCTCCTGCCAACAACCCTCCTCCACCG TCTCTCATGTCCACCACCCAGAGCCGGCCGCCCTGGATGAATTCTGGCCCTTCAGAGAGTCGGCCCTACCATGGCATGCATGGAGGTGGTCctggtgggcctggaggaggccCCCACAGCTTCCCACATCCGTTACCCAGCCTGACAGGTGGGCACGGTGGACATCCCATGCCGCACAACCCTAATGGACCCCCACCCCCTTGGAtgcagccgccgccgccaccgaTGAACCAGGGCCCCCACCCACCTGGGCACCATGGCCCTCCTCCAATGG TACCTGGGAAGTACGCCTGTGGGCTCTGGGGTCTATCGCCTGCATCAAGGAAAAG GCATGATGCCACCGCCACCTATGGGCATGATGccgcctccgccgccgccgcccagtGGGCAGCCCCCGCCAcccccctctgggcctctgcccccatggcagcagcagcagcagcagcccccgccgcccccgccgcccagCAGCAGTATGGCTTCCAGTACCCCCTTGCCGTGGCAGCAAA ATACGACGACTACCACCACGAGCGCTGGCACAGGGTCCATCCCGCCATGGCAACAGCAGCAGGCGGCTGCCGCAGCTTCTCCAGGAGCCCCTCAGATGCAAGGCAACCCCACTATGGTGCCCCTGCCCCCCGGGGTCCAGCCGCCTCTGCCGCCCGGGGCCCCTCCCCCTCCGCCGCCTCCGCCACCTGGTTCCGCCGGCATGATGTAtgccccgccccctcctcctccgcctcccatGGACCCTTCTAA